The region CAACGTTATAGCGACCAATAATGTTGTCTGACGTGATTGGCGTTGCGAAAGCTGGAACGCTTCCGGCTAAAAGCAATAGCACTGACAATACGATTTTTTTCATTTGGATCCCCTCCGTGAAATATTAAGTCTCGTAATTTCCTTTTACGAAACTTGTTCCCCCAGGATCAAAGTTAAAAGCATTTTACGTAGGATTACAAAGAAAGATTGAGATCTGTCTTAAGAGCTTCGCCAAGTGTGTGAAAATCAACAGGTTTACTTAGGAAGCGTTGCGCCCCAAGTTGTTCAGCACGACTGCGAAATTCAGACGATTCATAGGCGCTAACGACATAGAAAAGCAGTTCGGGATGCATTTTGCGGACTTCTTGCAAAAGCTCAAAGCCATCCATTTCCGGCATATTGATATCAGACATGATTAAATCAACTTTTGGAGCATCGGCAATGCGAAGATAGTTTAGGCAGTCGATTGCATTCAGAAATGAAACAAGCTTCACGCCACCAAGTGCCGCAAAAAACTTTTTAAATTTCAATTTATAAAGCAGATGCGTATCTGCCTCATCATCAACAACCACTATATGAATCATGGATGAAGTCTTTCGTGCACCATCGGTAAAGCCATTACGAATTCAGTCCACTGACCAAACTCACTTGTGTACTTTAATGTGCCACCGTGCTTTTGCGCAATGTTAAATGCGACAGTCAGCCCAAGACCAGCCCCTTCTCCAGGTGCCTTCGTTGTCAAGAAAGGATCAAATACTTTTTCGCCTAAGATTGAAGGTATTCCGATTCCATTATCACGGATGGAAATTTCCACGTTGTCGCCACGAACAGCAGTGGAAATTGTTAATTCAGGGTCAAAATTTTTCTCTGTTAAAACTTTTTTCTCAAGAGCGTGGATCGAGTTGTCAATGATGTTTGACAGGGCTCTCATCAGAGATGCTGAGTAAGTTTGCGCTTGAACAGAGTCTGCCAAGCGATAATTCACTTTAGGCGGAATATACGCAGAACCTAGCGCGCGATTTGCGATAGTTTGTTGGTAAGCTTTCTTAACAACTTCGTTCACGTCCGTAGGCTCAAGAATATCACTGTCATAACCAGACAAGATTTGCATGGAGCGTACGATCTGATCGATACGTTGAGAGTGTTTCAGTATAACGCGACTGATCTCTCGCAGTTCTTCGCCGTCCTCGGACTCGCTTAAAAGTTCAGAAAAGTTTAAGACGAAGTTTAATGGGTTACGAATTTCGTGGGCTACGGAGGCTGTTAAGCTCCCTAGAGATGCCAACTTCTCTTGAGCCACTAATGTTGCTTGCATACGCTTGATCTGCAGCATGGCTTTTTCCAGGCTTTGATTTTTCGTCGTTAGCTCGCGCGTACGATTCATCACCTTGTGTTCTAGGGCCTGATTGAGTTGTTCAAGTTGCTGGTTGGCCTCTAAAAGCTCTTGCTTAAATTTGTTGATGGAATCAACCAGGATATCCAGCTCGTCTTTCACTTCACTGTGTGGACGATCTAATTTCAATTCCCCACGAGTGCGCTCATCCGATGTCAGATGTTCAACAATGCGTTTGATGTGTACGACAACAATGCGGTTAAAGATAAAATACAAACAGAAGACAACAATCATTGTCTTGGCAGCTTGGCGGATGAAAATCCAAATGGCTTCGTGGAAGTATTTTTCGCGCAGATTTCTTACGTCTAACTCGACGTCCAAAGTACCAAGGACTTCGTTGGTATTTTTATGCAAAATCTCGAAGCTCCGGTGAGATTCTTCGGCAGGATCGGTGACGCCGGTTTCATAGATCGTTTTGTTGTCGGCAACAAGTTTTAGATAGCTCACACCCTGCAAGCGACTTAAACCATCAAGCTGGATTTCCAAGAGGCGCGTGTCGTAAGACCACAAATGCTCTGCCATGGAATCTAGATACGAGTTTTTGATGATGGAGAAGTTGTTCTGCAACTTGTCGAAATCTTTTTGATAATCCAAAATAAGCTGACCCGCCGTTAAAACTAACGTCGCAAAGGAACTGACCGCCCAAGTCGCTATAAGCAACTTGAGGCTCAGTGAATTGGTATGAGCCCATTTGGATTGTTCGCGTGTCACACAGCACTTATCGATCAAGTCGACAAAAAAGGGGATTAAAATCTGCTTCGGGGGTATTACAATTCAGAAAGAATCTCAATTTCACGCGGTTTTCAGATAGATTTTCGCATCAAAATTTAGGCCACAAATGCTCAAAAAATAAGCAGGCATATGACATTCAGAAAACTGACAGGGGCCAGACTATTTTTTTAGCTCACATATTTACTTCCCAGCAATCGTTACCATCGTTAAAATAAGTGAAGGATTCGCTAAGGTTTTAACGGATTAATTAACCTGAATGAAGATCCTCTTGTTCTAATAGTGCAAGAAGCTCGTTAACCCAAGGGAGGGAGAGGATATGAGCGAGGGAAAAGTAACACAACTACCGCTTTTGCCCCTAAGAGACTTGATCATATTTCCACATATGATGATGCCTCTGTTTGTAGGTCGCGAAAAGAGCATCAACGCTCTAGAAGAGGCGATGAGCAAACAAACCGACATCGTATTGGCGGCGCAAAAGGACGCTAAAACGAACAATCCCGAACCTAAGGACATCTTTGCGATCGGCACTGTTGGTACGATCATTCAGTTGCTTCGTCTGCCAGACGGAACTGTGAAGGTTTTGGTTGAAGGTAAACGTCGCGTAAAGATTAAGAATTTCGTAAACAACGATAACTTTTTCATGGTGGCTGTTGAGTCTCTAGACGAAGACGGAACGAACGTTGTCGAAGCACAGGCGTTGGTGCGCTCTGTGAAAACAACTTTCGAAACATACGTGAAATTGAACAAACGCATTCCACCTGAAATCTTGATGAGAGTTTCTACTATCGAGAACCCAGGTGAATTGGCTGACATTATCGTTGCTCAATTGAACTTGAAACTTGAAGACAAGCAAGCCGTGCTTGAGATCATCGATGCAAGCAAACGCTTGGAGCATTTGTTGAACTTGATGACGGGCGAGATCGAAATCCTAGAAGTGGAGAAAAAGATCCGCACTCGCGTGAAAAAGCAAATGGAGCGCTCTCAGAAAGAGTACTATTTGAATGAGCAAATGCAGGCCATTCAAAAAGAACTTGGCGAGAAAGACGATTACCAAGCTGAGCTTCAAGATCTAGAGATCAAATGTAAAAACAAAAAAATGTCTCAAGAAGCTAAAGACAAAGTGATGAAAGAGATCAAGAAATTGAAGCTTATGTCACCGATGTCAGCTGAGGCGACTGTGGTTCGTAACTACATCGACTGGATCTTGTCGCTTCCATGGCAAGATTACTCCGAAGAGAAACATGACATCAAAAATGCTCAGCGCATTTTGGATGACGAGCACTTCGGACTTGAGAAGGTTAAAGACCGCATCCTTGAGTATCTAGCAGTTCTTTCAATTTCGAAAGATATGAAAGGCCCTATCTTGTGCCTTGCAGGTCCTCCGGGCGTAGGTAAAACGTCTTTGGCGAAATCAATCGCTGAATCTTTGAATCGTTCTTTCGCACGTATCTCTTTGGGAGGCGTGAGAGACGAAGCTGAGATTCGCGGTCACAGAAAAACTTATGTTGGTGCGATGCCAGGTAAAATCATCCAAGCTTTGCGCAAGGTTGATAAAGGGAATCCACTAGTTCTTCTGGATGAAATCGACAAAATGGCGAATGACTTTAGAGGTGACCCTTCAGCTGCAATGCTTGAGGTTTTGGACCCAGAGCAAAACTCGACGTTCCAAGATCACTATCTTGAAGTTGAATACGATCTTTCAAAAGTAATGTTCATCGCGACGGCGAACAGCCTTCATACAATCCCACGTCCATTGTTGGATCGTATGGAAATCATCCAGCTTGAAGGTTATATCGAGCAGGAGAAATTCCACATCGCGAAAAACTACCTGGTTCCAAAACAATTGGAAAACCATGGTTTGAAAGATCACAAAGTGACGGTTAAAGATGAAGCTATCCGCGACATCATCCGTTTCTATACTCGTGAAGCCGGCGTCCGTAACCTTGAAAGACAAGTAGCGAACGTTTGCCGTAAAGTCGCAAAAGATATCGTGATGAGCGAAACTTTGAGTGATTTTAAATCTGAAGGCACTGCTAAGAAAGCTGCTGGTAAAACAGCTGCTGCTAAAAAAGGTGCTAAAGGGGCTAAGACTTCGACGAAAGCTGAAACTGGTAAAAATGCAGGTTACGTTGTGACTTCGCAAAAACTAGTCGAGTTGTTGGGACCTCATAAATTCAAATTCGGTCAAATCGAGGCTGAAAATGAAATCGGTCTTACAAACGGTATGGCTTGGACAGAAGTGGGCGGTGACTTGTTGGCTGTTGAAGTAAGTGTGGTACCTGGTAAAGGTAAATTCACAGTTACTGGTCAACTTGGAGACGTGATGAAAGAATCTTGTGCGGCAGCGATGAGCTACGTTCGTTCAAGAGGTCCTTTATTCGGTTTGGATAAAGAATACTTTGCGAATATCGAC is a window of Bdellovibrio sp. SKB1291214 DNA encoding:
- a CDS encoding response regulator; protein product: MIHIVVVDDEADTHLLYKLKFKKFFAALGGVKLVSFLNAIDCLNYLRIADAPKVDLIMSDINMPEMDGFELLQEVRKMHPELLFYVVSAYESSEFRSRAEQLGAQRFLSKPVDFHTLGEALKTDLNLSL
- a CDS encoding ATP-binding protein, producing the protein MTREQSKWAHTNSLSLKLLIATWAVSSFATLVLTAGQLILDYQKDFDKLQNNFSIIKNSYLDSMAEHLWSYDTRLLEIQLDGLSRLQGVSYLKLVADNKTIYETGVTDPAEESHRSFEILHKNTNEVLGTLDVELDVRNLREKYFHEAIWIFIRQAAKTMIVVFCLYFIFNRIVVVHIKRIVEHLTSDERTRGELKLDRPHSEVKDELDILVDSINKFKQELLEANQQLEQLNQALEHKVMNRTRELTTKNQSLEKAMLQIKRMQATLVAQEKLASLGSLTASVAHEIRNPLNFVLNFSELLSESEDGEELREISRVILKHSQRIDQIVRSMQILSGYDSDILEPTDVNEVVKKAYQQTIANRALGSAYIPPKVNYRLADSVQAQTYSASLMRALSNIIDNSIHALEKKVLTEKNFDPELTISTAVRGDNVEISIRDNGIGIPSILGEKVFDPFLTTKAPGEGAGLGLTVAFNIAQKHGGTLKYTSEFGQWTEFVMALPMVHERLHP
- the lon gene encoding endopeptidase La, with the translated sequence MSEGKVTQLPLLPLRDLIIFPHMMMPLFVGREKSINALEEAMSKQTDIVLAAQKDAKTNNPEPKDIFAIGTVGTIIQLLRLPDGTVKVLVEGKRRVKIKNFVNNDNFFMVAVESLDEDGTNVVEAQALVRSVKTTFETYVKLNKRIPPEILMRVSTIENPGELADIIVAQLNLKLEDKQAVLEIIDASKRLEHLLNLMTGEIEILEVEKKIRTRVKKQMERSQKEYYLNEQMQAIQKELGEKDDYQAELQDLEIKCKNKKMSQEAKDKVMKEIKKLKLMSPMSAEATVVRNYIDWILSLPWQDYSEEKHDIKNAQRILDDEHFGLEKVKDRILEYLAVLSISKDMKGPILCLAGPPGVGKTSLAKSIAESLNRSFARISLGGVRDEAEIRGHRKTYVGAMPGKIIQALRKVDKGNPLVLLDEIDKMANDFRGDPSAAMLEVLDPEQNSTFQDHYLEVEYDLSKVMFIATANSLHTIPRPLLDRMEIIQLEGYIEQEKFHIAKNYLVPKQLENHGLKDHKVTVKDEAIRDIIRFYTREAGVRNLERQVANVCRKVAKDIVMSETLSDFKSEGTAKKAAGKTAAAKKGAKGAKTSTKAETGKNAGYVVTSQKLVELLGPHKFKFGQIEAENEIGLTNGMAWTEVGGDLLAVEVSVVPGKGKFTVTGQLGDVMKESCAAAMSYVRSRGPLFGLDKEYFANIDVHIHLPEGAVPKDGPSAGIALTTSIVSAITKIPVKRTVAMTGEVSLRGRVMAIGGLKEKTLAAHRGGIKMIICPKENEKDLKDIPKEVMKDLKVILVDHVDQVLINALDIKNPKEIFKIQKEREFGIKAQYTGQQNVAHH